The Xenopus laevis strain J_2021 chromosome 7S, Xenopus_laevis_v10.1, whole genome shotgun sequence genome includes a window with the following:
- the LOC121396066 gene encoding uncharacterized protein LOC121396066 — translation MQQEPFAGWESLNSMSSRSRRSRSSSRGSPRRRSHHSRKAVEKECSICDNPAMHNKKVCLMCWESMSGKRADDQWSAMRDWFKESMSKSLEDLVGTVTANVIQKVGPSAPVMGKESRDPKVPAECEARQQGAARCSLSATSEEEEELIVLDEDSSFDLDLIEPLVKAVRKVLELEDTEQEKKQDRMFKSSGKKDLVFPVHDVLKDIIKEEWAVPDKKYSEPRHMKKMYPYAEGDVSRWTNPPKVDAAITRVARKTTLPVDEGVSLKDPVERRQDTVLRKAYSVSGLLCKPAVAVTCVAKASKIWLQEIETELQLAGDKDKVGHLVGDIKVAIDFITDASLEVLKLAARNMGYAVAARRMLWLKHWQADTPSKFNLCALPFEGELLFGPKT, via the exons ATGCAGCAGGAGCCGTTTGCTGGTTGGGAGAGCCTGAAT AGCATGAGTTCTAGGAGCCGGAGATCCCGGTCATCCTCTAGGGG GTCACCTAGAAGGAGGAGTCATCATTCAAGGAAGGCGGTGGAAAAAGAGTGTTCAATATGTGATAATCCAGCGATGCATAACAAAAAAGTATGCCTAATGTGCTGGGAATCTATGTCTGGCAAAAGAGCAGATGATCAATGGAGTGCTATGAGAGACTGGTTTAAGGAGTCTATGTCTAAATCACTGGAGGACCTAGTAGGAACTGTGACAGCTAATGTGATACAGAAAGTGGGTCCCAGTGCCCCAGTAATGGGGAAAGAGAGCCGTGATCCTAAGGTGCCTGCGGAGTGTGAAGCACGTCAGCAGGGGGCAGCAAGGTGTAGCCTTTCGGCTActtcagaggaggaagaggagctaATTGTATTGGATGAAGATTCCTCGTTTGATTTGGATCTAATAGAACCTCTAGTAAAAGCTGTCCGGAAAGTATTGGAACTAGAGGACACTGAACAAGAGAAAAAGCAGGACAGAATGTTTAAATCATCAGGAAAGAAAGATCTGGTATTTCCAGTCCACGATGTACTGAAAGATATTATTAAGGAAGAGTGGGCAGTACCAGATAAAAAGTACTCAGAACCTAGACACATGAAGAAGATGTACCCGTATGCGGAGGGGGATGTGAGTCGGTGGACCAACCCCCCCAAAGTGGATGCTGCCATCACAAGGGTGGCTCGTAAGACCACATTGCCAGTGGATGAGGGGGTTTCCTTGAAGGATCCTGTAGAAAGGAGACAGGATACAGTGCTGAGGAAGGCCTATTCAGTTTCGGGGCTACTCTGCAAGCCAGCGGTAGCAGTCACGTGTGTGGCAAAGGCATCCAAAATCTGGCTGCAAGAGATAGAAACTGAGCTGCAGCTTGCTGGAGACAAAGACAAGGTGGGTCACCTAGTGGGTGATATAAAGGTGGCTATTGATTTCATCACGGACGCATCATTGGAGGTGCTGAAATTGGCAGCCAGAAATATGGGGTATGCAGTGGCAGCTAGGAGGATGCTGTGGCTAAAACATTGGCAAGCAGATACCCCTTCCAAGTTCAATCTGTGTGCGCTCCCTTTCGAGGGGGAGTTGCTGTTTGGGCCAAAAACTTGA